Below is a genomic region from Methanomethylovorans hollandica DSM 15978.
TGATGAAGATGAGAAAGCAGATTCCAGGCAATTCATTAGTGTGTTTGGTTTAACTAATGATTTGGGATGGTTGGATAATCTTGATGCACGTTTACGTTCTGTCCTTCGTGCGACTAAGATTGTGTTCTCTCCTTATAATGCTGATCACTTATGTGAGATCCTGTCGGATAGAGTTCCACTAGCATTCCAAGAAAATGCTATTCATGAAGATGTTATTGGATTCTGTGCTGCATATTCAGCAAGGGATGACGGAGATGCACGTAGAGCTTTGCTGTTACTGCAGACATCCGGAATGATAGCACAGCAACGAAACGAAAAAATGATAACGAAAAGCCACGTTGATGATGCTTTAAGTGAAGTGGATAAAAGTCATTACTCCAAACTTCTGAATGAAAGTACAAGTAGCCAAAAATTAATTCTTCTGAGTTTGATTTGCCTTACGAGATATACAACAGAGAAAATATCCACCGGATTGTTATATTCAGAATATTCTCATTTTGTAAAACTAGTGGGAATGGATCAGCTTAGTATCCAGAGAGTATCAGGCCTGATCAGCCAGTTGGAGACAGCGGGTTTCCTTGTTACAACAACCCGTAAAGGTAGGAAAGGGAATTCCCGTATATTGACTATAGATTCAGCAATGTTATCATTAGATGCTTTGATCCTTAGTGATCCTTTGTTAAATGGTCTTTCGGAAGCATACTACAATATAGGTGGAGGCAGCCAAAAACAGGCACAGGGTAGGTTTACGTGTATGGTGAGTTCTTCGCATTTATAAAAAGTAAGATAAGGTTAAATATTAGTTTACTAATCTAGTATATTTTATTTTAAATTTAAT
It encodes:
- a CDS encoding Cdc6/Cdc18 family protein, with the translated sequence MDESIENIFSNMTSSIFKDRHVLSNTFIPSKLVARDEQIRTIAEKMYPVLEGGSPQNAVIHGNPGSGKTVVMKFVSQLLMKEMETRRIVNKVKTIFIRCEETNTPTRILYKILQAINPLSTLPPIGLGTEHYYNAIWKELRDTKLSLIIVFDEIDKIKEDSLLNNLCRYDEDEKADSRQFISVFGLTNDLGWLDNLDARLRSVLRATKIVFSPYNADHLCEILSDRVPLAFQENAIHEDVIGFCAAYSARDDGDARRALLLLQTSGMIAQQRNEKMITKSHVDDALSEVDKSHYSKLLNESTSSQKLILLSLICLTRYTTEKISTGLLYSEYSHFVKLVGMDQLSIQRVSGLISQLETAGFLVTTTRKGRKGNSRILTIDSAMLSLDALILSDPLLNGLSEAYYNIGGGSQKQAQGRFTCMVSSSHL